The following are from one region of the Anguilla rostrata isolate EN2019 chromosome 7, ASM1855537v3, whole genome shotgun sequence genome:
- the LOC135260018 gene encoding cytochrome P450 4V2-like isoform X2 — protein sequence MAITLWVHILWLTAVAIFLAFLTYTTYQLLSGYVRKWYEMKPIPGVAGAYPIIGHALQFKANAGDFFSQIIEGTNEFRHLPLLKLWMVLNSPKHLDKSYAYRFLYPWLGTGLLTSTGDKWRRRRKMLTPTFHFSILTDFLEVMNEQAEVLTEKLEKRAGGGPFNCFSFIALCALDIICETAMGKKIYAQNNSDSEYVQSVYKMSDIISRRQRTPWYWPDFIYYFLGEGREHNRRLKILHSFTESVIRERAESVRHVDSDREPEEGPRKRRAFLDMLLKSTDEEGRALSHRDIQEEVDTFMFEGHDTTAASLNWTLYLLGSHPEEQRKVQQELQEVFGSSDRPVTTDDLRRLRYLECVVKESLRLYPAVPLFARRICEDCVINGFKVPKGVNAVIIPYALHRDPRHFPDPEEFRPERFSPENSEGRNPFAFIPFSGGVRNCIGQRFALMEEKVVLAWLLRRFTVRSCQTRDDLRPLGGLVLRPEKGIWIRLERR from the exons ATGGCGATCACATTATGGGTGCACATACTTTGGCTAACTGCGGTAGCCATTTTCCTTGCTTTTCTGACTTACACCACATACCAGCTGCTCAGCGGGTACGTACGTAAATGGTACGAGATGAAGCCAATTCCTGGAGTTGCTGGTGCTTACCCTATCATAGGCCATGCCCTGCAGTTTAAAGCTAATGCCGGAG ATTTCTTCAGTCAGATCATAGAGGGAACGAACGAGTTCCGGCACTTGCCCTTGCTGAAGCTGTGG ATGGTGCTGAACAGCCCTAAGCACTTGGATAAATCATATGCCTACAGATTCCTGTACCCCTGGCTTGGAACCGGTCTTCTGACTAG TACAGGTGACAAATGGCGCAGGCGGCGGAAGATGCTGACCCCGACTTTTCACTTTTCCATACTGACCGACTTCCTGGAGGTGATGAACGAGCAGGCGGAGGTTCTGACCGAGAAACTGGAGaagagggcggggggaggaCCGTTTAACTGCTTTAGCTTCATCGCGCTCTGCGCGCTGGACATCATCTGCG AAACTGCTATGGGTAAGAAAATCTATGCACAGAATAACTCTGACTCAGAGTATGTTCAAAGTGTTTACAA GATGAGTGATATCATTTCTCGTAGACAGAGGACACCGTGGTATTGGCCAGATTTTATCTACTATTTTCTTGGAGAAGGAAGAGAGCACAACAGAAGGCTGAAGATCCTTCACTCCTTCACTGAAAGT gtaatcagagagagagcggaatCTGTGAGGCATGTCGACTCGGACCGTGAGCCTGAGGAAGgcccgaggaagaggagggcctTCTTGGACATGCTTTTGAAGAGCACGGACGAGGAAGGACGTGCTCTCAGCCACAGGGATATTCAGGAGGAGGTGGACACGTTCATGTTCGAG GGTCATGACACTACAGCCGCCTCCCTGAACTGGACCCTGTACCTGCTGGGCTCTCACCCGGAGGAACAGAGAAAGGTCCAGCAGGAGCTCCAGGAGGTGTTTG GGTCGTCGGACCGGCCGGTAACCACGGACGACCTGAGGAGGCTGCGCTACCTGGAGTGCGTCGTCAAGGAGAGCCTGCGCCTCTATCCCGCCGTGCCGCTGTTCGCGCGGCGCATCTGCGAGGACTGTGTCATCA ACGGTTTCAAAGTTCCCAAAGGGGTCAACGCGGTGATCATACCGTACGCCTTGCACCGGGACCCGCGGCACTTCCCCGACCCGGAGGAGTTCCGGCCGGAACGCTTCTCGCCCGAGAATTCCGAGGGGCGAAATCCGTTCGCCTTCATTCCGTTCTCTGGCGGAGTGAGGAACTGCATCG GGCAGCGCTTCGCTCTGATGGAGGAGAAGGTGGTGCTGGCGTGGCTGCTGCGTCGCTTCACCGTGCGCTCCTGCCAGACGCGGGATGACCTGCGACCCCTGGGGGGGCTCGTCCTGCGCCCGGAGAAGGGCATCTGGATCAGGCTGGAGCGGAGATga
- the LOC135260018 gene encoding cytochrome P450 4V2-like isoform X1, which produces MAITLWVHILWLTAVAIFLAFLTYTTYQLLSGYVRKWYEMKPIPGVAGAYPIIGHALQFKANAGDFFSQIIEGTNEFRHLPLLKLWVGPVPFIVLFHAETIEMVLNSPKHLDKSYAYRFLYPWLGTGLLTSTGDKWRRRRKMLTPTFHFSILTDFLEVMNEQAEVLTEKLEKRAGGGPFNCFSFIALCALDIICETAMGKKIYAQNNSDSEYVQSVYKMSDIISRRQRTPWYWPDFIYYFLGEGREHNRRLKILHSFTESVIRERAESVRHVDSDREPEEGPRKRRAFLDMLLKSTDEEGRALSHRDIQEEVDTFMFEGHDTTAASLNWTLYLLGSHPEEQRKVQQELQEVFGSSDRPVTTDDLRRLRYLECVVKESLRLYPAVPLFARRICEDCVINGFKVPKGVNAVIIPYALHRDPRHFPDPEEFRPERFSPENSEGRNPFAFIPFSGGVRNCIGQRFALMEEKVVLAWLLRRFTVRSCQTRDDLRPLGGLVLRPEKGIWIRLERR; this is translated from the exons ATGGCGATCACATTATGGGTGCACATACTTTGGCTAACTGCGGTAGCCATTTTCCTTGCTTTTCTGACTTACACCACATACCAGCTGCTCAGCGGGTACGTACGTAAATGGTACGAGATGAAGCCAATTCCTGGAGTTGCTGGTGCTTACCCTATCATAGGCCATGCCCTGCAGTTTAAAGCTAATGCCGGAG ATTTCTTCAGTCAGATCATAGAGGGAACGAACGAGTTCCGGCACTTGCCCTTGCTGAAGCTGTGGGTAGGCCCTGTGCCGTTCATTGTCTTATTTCATGCAGAGACTATCGAG ATGGTGCTGAACAGCCCTAAGCACTTGGATAAATCATATGCCTACAGATTCCTGTACCCCTGGCTTGGAACCGGTCTTCTGACTAG TACAGGTGACAAATGGCGCAGGCGGCGGAAGATGCTGACCCCGACTTTTCACTTTTCCATACTGACCGACTTCCTGGAGGTGATGAACGAGCAGGCGGAGGTTCTGACCGAGAAACTGGAGaagagggcggggggaggaCCGTTTAACTGCTTTAGCTTCATCGCGCTCTGCGCGCTGGACATCATCTGCG AAACTGCTATGGGTAAGAAAATCTATGCACAGAATAACTCTGACTCAGAGTATGTTCAAAGTGTTTACAA GATGAGTGATATCATTTCTCGTAGACAGAGGACACCGTGGTATTGGCCAGATTTTATCTACTATTTTCTTGGAGAAGGAAGAGAGCACAACAGAAGGCTGAAGATCCTTCACTCCTTCACTGAAAGT gtaatcagagagagagcggaatCTGTGAGGCATGTCGACTCGGACCGTGAGCCTGAGGAAGgcccgaggaagaggagggcctTCTTGGACATGCTTTTGAAGAGCACGGACGAGGAAGGACGTGCTCTCAGCCACAGGGATATTCAGGAGGAGGTGGACACGTTCATGTTCGAG GGTCATGACACTACAGCCGCCTCCCTGAACTGGACCCTGTACCTGCTGGGCTCTCACCCGGAGGAACAGAGAAAGGTCCAGCAGGAGCTCCAGGAGGTGTTTG GGTCGTCGGACCGGCCGGTAACCACGGACGACCTGAGGAGGCTGCGCTACCTGGAGTGCGTCGTCAAGGAGAGCCTGCGCCTCTATCCCGCCGTGCCGCTGTTCGCGCGGCGCATCTGCGAGGACTGTGTCATCA ACGGTTTCAAAGTTCCCAAAGGGGTCAACGCGGTGATCATACCGTACGCCTTGCACCGGGACCCGCGGCACTTCCCCGACCCGGAGGAGTTCCGGCCGGAACGCTTCTCGCCCGAGAATTCCGAGGGGCGAAATCCGTTCGCCTTCATTCCGTTCTCTGGCGGAGTGAGGAACTGCATCG GGCAGCGCTTCGCTCTGATGGAGGAGAAGGTGGTGCTGGCGTGGCTGCTGCGTCGCTTCACCGTGCGCTCCTGCCAGACGCGGGATGACCTGCGACCCCTGGGGGGGCTCGTCCTGCGCCCGGAGAAGGGCATCTGGATCAGGCTGGAGCGGAGATga
- the LOC135260018 gene encoding cytochrome P450 4V2-like isoform X3, translating to MAITLWVHILWLTAVAIFLAFLTYTTYQLLSGYVRKWYEMKPIPGVAGAYPIIGHALQFKANAGDFFSQIIEGTNEFRHLPLLKLWVGPVPFIVLFHAETIEMVLNSPKHLDKSYAYRFLYPWLGTGLLTSTGDKWRRRRKMLTPTFHFSILTDFLEVMNEQAEVLTEKLEKRAGGGPFNCFSFIALCALDIICETAMGKKIYAQNNSDSEYVQSVYKMSDIISRRQRTPWYWPDFIYYFLGEGREHNRRLKILHSFTESVIRERAESVRHVDSDREPEEGPRKRRAFLDMLLKSTDEEGRALSHRDIQEEVDTFMFEGHDTTAASLNWTLYLLGSHPEEQRKVQQELQEVFGSSDRPVTTDDLRRLRYLECVVKESLRLYPAVPLFARRICEDCVINGFKVPKGVNAVIIPYALHRDPRHFPDPEEFRPERFSPENSEGRNPFAFIPFSGGVRNCIGEHSKRITQ from the exons ATGGCGATCACATTATGGGTGCACATACTTTGGCTAACTGCGGTAGCCATTTTCCTTGCTTTTCTGACTTACACCACATACCAGCTGCTCAGCGGGTACGTACGTAAATGGTACGAGATGAAGCCAATTCCTGGAGTTGCTGGTGCTTACCCTATCATAGGCCATGCCCTGCAGTTTAAAGCTAATGCCGGAG ATTTCTTCAGTCAGATCATAGAGGGAACGAACGAGTTCCGGCACTTGCCCTTGCTGAAGCTGTGGGTAGGCCCTGTGCCGTTCATTGTCTTATTTCATGCAGAGACTATCGAG ATGGTGCTGAACAGCCCTAAGCACTTGGATAAATCATATGCCTACAGATTCCTGTACCCCTGGCTTGGAACCGGTCTTCTGACTAG TACAGGTGACAAATGGCGCAGGCGGCGGAAGATGCTGACCCCGACTTTTCACTTTTCCATACTGACCGACTTCCTGGAGGTGATGAACGAGCAGGCGGAGGTTCTGACCGAGAAACTGGAGaagagggcggggggaggaCCGTTTAACTGCTTTAGCTTCATCGCGCTCTGCGCGCTGGACATCATCTGCG AAACTGCTATGGGTAAGAAAATCTATGCACAGAATAACTCTGACTCAGAGTATGTTCAAAGTGTTTACAA GATGAGTGATATCATTTCTCGTAGACAGAGGACACCGTGGTATTGGCCAGATTTTATCTACTATTTTCTTGGAGAAGGAAGAGAGCACAACAGAAGGCTGAAGATCCTTCACTCCTTCACTGAAAGT gtaatcagagagagagcggaatCTGTGAGGCATGTCGACTCGGACCGTGAGCCTGAGGAAGgcccgaggaagaggagggcctTCTTGGACATGCTTTTGAAGAGCACGGACGAGGAAGGACGTGCTCTCAGCCACAGGGATATTCAGGAGGAGGTGGACACGTTCATGTTCGAG GGTCATGACACTACAGCCGCCTCCCTGAACTGGACCCTGTACCTGCTGGGCTCTCACCCGGAGGAACAGAGAAAGGTCCAGCAGGAGCTCCAGGAGGTGTTTG GGTCGTCGGACCGGCCGGTAACCACGGACGACCTGAGGAGGCTGCGCTACCTGGAGTGCGTCGTCAAGGAGAGCCTGCGCCTCTATCCCGCCGTGCCGCTGTTCGCGCGGCGCATCTGCGAGGACTGTGTCATCA ACGGTTTCAAAGTTCCCAAAGGGGTCAACGCGGTGATCATACCGTACGCCTTGCACCGGGACCCGCGGCACTTCCCCGACCCGGAGGAGTTCCGGCCGGAACGCTTCTCGCCCGAGAATTCCGAGGGGCGAAATCCGTTCGCCTTCATTCCGTTCTCTGGCGGAGTGAGGAACTGCATCG GAGAACACAGCAAAAGAATTACCCAATAG